From the Candidatus Omnitrophota bacterium genome, the window GGGATATAACCGAACAAAAACTCGCCAAAGAGAACCTCGCGAAGCTCAACGAGGAGCTCACCAAATCCAACAGGATCTTCAAACAGCTCGCCCTCAAGGATTCCCACACAGGCCTTTACAACCACCGTTATTTAGGCGAAGTCATCGAGGCCGAATTCTTCCGCGCCAAGAGATACGCGCACCCCCTTTCGGCGATACTTACCGACATAGACTATTTTAAGTCTATAAACGACGTTTATGGCCACCAGTTCGGGGATGTTATCCTTAAGCAATTCGCGCGGCAGCTCAAGATGGCGGTCCGCCAGTATGACATAGTGGTGCGTACGGGAGGAGAGGAGTTTGTGGTATTATCTCCCGCTACCGACAGGGCAGACGCCGTGGCACTTGCCGAAAGGATCCTCGAAGTCATCAGCCTCTACGATTTCGGGGATGAGTCGCATAAAGTAAAACTCAAGATAAGCGTCGCGGTGGCGTCGTATCCGGAAGACAAGATATCAAAAGGGATGGACCTCATCGACTTTGCGGACCACATATTGGTCAAGGTCAAGGAGTTCGGGGGGAACAGGGTCTATTCGTCATCCGACCTGAAGAGGCAGGATAAAGGCAGGTCTCCCGGCGAAACCGAAAAGACGGCCGATGTCAAGTCGCTGAAGAAGGAATTAGAGAAGTTGACCAGGCAGGCGAACCAGGGCCTGATAGAATCAATATTCGCTTTCGCCAAGACTATCGAACTCAAGGACCATTATACCGGCGAGCATGTCGAGAAGACCGTGCATTACGCTACCGAGGTCGCGCGCGAGCTTGGCCTTCCAAATGATGAAGTGGACAAGATAAGGAAAGCTTCCATTTTACACGACCTCGGCAAGATAGGCATAAGCGAGAATATCCTCCTAAAAAAAGGGAAGTTGACGAAAGAGGAATTTGACGAGATAAGGAAGCACCCCCAGATCGCGGTGGACATATTAAGGCCTATCCAATCGCTACAGGGCGTCATCCCAATGATATACTATCATCATGAGAGATGGGACGGCGGCGGATACCTGAACGGGCTGAAGGGCGATGAGATACCTATAGGGGCGCGGATAATCGCGGTCTCGGATGTCTACGAGGCGTTGACCTCCGACCGCCCCTACCGCAAGGCCTTTTCGAGAGATGAAGCGATAAAGATGGTGAGGGAGAGTTCCGGCACACAGTTCGACCCGAAGGTGGTGGACGCTTTCTTGAAGGTCCTCCAACAGGAAAAATAGCAGTTGGACAGAATAAAAAAGATACTTATCATTTCTTCTGACAAGAGCCTAAGGGAAGTCTTAAGCTTTTGTTTCGACGGCTGGGGTTATGAGGTATTCCTGCACGAATCCCCGCTCCACGAAGTCATGCCGATAAAGATGATATCCCCCGACGTCATAGTGGTGGATGTGCATTCCGCCAGCAAGGCGCACCTCGAGATATGCCGCCTTTTAAAAGACGATTTCGTTACCGCTTTCATCCCGGTCATAACCCTCATCAACAAGCGCCAGCTCAGGACGCAGCTGTTGAACCTGAAACAGGGCGTGGACGATTACCTTATCAAGCCGCCGGATCCCCTCGACCTGCGCGTAAGGGTGGAGATGGCGATGCGGAGATCGCAATACGGTTTCTACGCCAGCCCGCTTACCGGGCTCCCGGGAGGCCGTATAATAGAAGAAGCGGTGCAGGAGCGGCTGAAAAAGGACGTCTCTTTTTCTTTCGGCTACCTCGATATAGACAGTTTCAAATATTTCAATGACGTCTACGGTTATCTAAAGGGCGACAGGGCCATAATGCAGACCGCATACGTCCTTTATACGACTATCAAGAAATACGGCACAGCGAGGATTTTATCGGCCACATAGGAGGTGATGACTTCATGTTCATAACCTCCATCGATAAGTTCAAAGAGGTCTGCCACAACATGATCCTCGCTTTTGACAGGATCATACCTTTCCACTATTCCCCGGATGACAGGAAGCAGGGGTTCATTTACGCGAAAGACAGGACGCGCAAGATGGTAAAGGTGGACCTGATGAGCATATCGCTCGCCGTCGTAAACAGGGAGAGCCGCTCCGAATTGCGCAGCATAATCCAGATAAACGAGAGATTGGCCGAGATCAAGGGCTTCCTTAAGGAGATATCCGGGAGCAAATTCATGGAGGACAGGAGGAGCAGCAAGACCGGGGAATTTGTAGGGCCGCAGCTCTATAAGAAGCCGGATGTCTCCTTAGACCCTTATGTGCCTCTCGGGACCATCCTTCTGGGGAAGAAACTCCTGACGGCGGAACAACTTGACGAGGCCCTTAATATCCACTGGAGGAGGGGGATCCTTTTCGGTGAGGTGCTCAAGGAGCTCGGGTTTATCAAAGAAGAAGAACTGCATGAAGCCCTCAGGGAACAGTACGCGACGAAACATCATCCCCACCACCCGCCAAAAATTATTCTTGACAAATAAAATATAGATGGTAGAATTATACAAAATGATAAAGCGGCGATTTGAGGCGTATTGCTCCGCTTAATAAATGTGCTAAAAAGCAAACAAAGATTATTTGAGGCCCGTGCTTTTTAGCGCGGGTTTTTTGTTTTTATGGTTAGGTGAACTAACCACAAGCGGGTTTCGAAAGGAAAAAATGAGCAAGATAGACAGTAAACTGAAAGTGGAATCACTGGCTTTGCACGGCGGGCAGGAGCCCGACCCAACGACAGGCTCGAGGGCAGTCCCGATCTACCAGACAACCTCGTACCAGTTCAAGAGCACGCAACACGCCGCTGATCTTTTCGGCCTGAAAGAGTTCGGCAACATCTATACGAGGCTCATGAATCCCACTACCGACGTCTTCGAGAAGAGGATAGCTCTTTTAGACGGCGGCGTGGGCGCATTGGCCGTGGCAAGCGGCCAGTCGGCCATAACGCTGGCGCTCCTTAATATAGCGCAGAACGGCGATGAGATAGTCTCCGCGGATAACCTTTACGGAGGCACGTATAATCTTTTCCATTATACGTTCAAGAAATTCGGCATAAACGTCAAATTCGTCAAGTCCAATGACCTGGCCGGGTTCGAGAAGGCAATAACCCCGAAGACGAAGGCGATATACGCGGAATCCGTAGGCAACCCGAAGCTTGACGTCACGGACCTGGAAGAGCTCTCGAAGTTAGCGCATAAGAACGGGATACCGCTTGTCCTGGACAACACAGCGACGCCTTACCTGCTCAGGCCGATAGATTTCGGCGTGGACATCGTCGTCTATTCGGCGACGAAATTCATCGGCGGGCACGGGACCTCGATCGGCGGCGTGATAGTCGATTCGGGCAAGTTCAACTGGACGAACGGAAAGTTCCCGCTTATATCAGAACCGGACCCGAGTTACCACGGCATAAACTTTGTGGAGGCGCTAAAGCCGCTCGGTAATATAGCGTATATAATAAAAGCAAGAGTGACTCTCCTGAGGGACCTCGGCCCGGCGATATCGCCGTTCAACTCTTTCCTCCTGCTACAGGGCCTTGAGACCCTGCATCTCAGGATGCCGCGCCATTCGGAGAACGCGCTGGCGGTCGCCCAATATCTCAAGAAGCATCCTAAAGTCGCCTGGGTGAACTACCCGGGCCTGCCGTCGAGCCCGGATCACGATAAAGCAAAGAAATACCTCGGCAAAGGCGCCGGCGCGATAATAGGCTTCGGCGTAAAGGGAGGCCTTGAGGCCGGAAAGACGTTCATCGAATCGCTCGAGTTGATATCGCATCTCGCGAATATCGGCGACGCAAAGAGCCTCGCGATACACCCGGCTACTACGACGCACCAGCAGCTCAGCGAAGAAGAGCGCCTCGCGACAGGCGTCACGCCCGATTTTATAAGGCTATCCATAGGCCTCGAGCATATAGATGATATAATAGCTGACATAGAGCAGGCCCTGGGAAAAACCAAAGGTTGAGGTTAAAATGACAGTCGAGAACAGCGTAGGCACAGTAAAAATAAAATACTTCACTTTCGCGGAACCCCCGCGCGAGCTGAAGTTGGAGTCCGGCCAGGCCCTCGGCCCCATCACTTTGGCTTACGAGACCTACGGCACCCTGAACGGCCGGAAGAGCAACGCGATACTGATAGAGCACGCCCTCTCAGGCGACGCGCATGCCGCGGGTTTCCACGAAGGGGATAAGGACCCGGGCTGGTGGGATTCGATGATAGGACCGGGCAAGGCCTTTGATACGACGAAATATTTCGTGATCTGTTCCAATGTCATCGGCGGATGCAAGGGAAGCACAGGCCCTTCTTCGGTCAACCCGAAGACAGGGAAGCCCTACGCGCTGGAATTCCCGCTGATAACTATATCCGATATGGTCCATGCCCAGAGCCATTTGATAAACCATCTCGGCATAGACAAGCTGCTTTGCGTGGTAGGCGGCTCGATGGGCGGGATGCAGACACTCCAATGGGTCGCGTCTTACCCTGACAGGGTGCGCTCTGCCATACCCATTGCTTCGGCGCTGAAACATTCTCCGCAGCAGATAGCTTTTAACGAGGTCGGAAGGCAGGCGGTAATGGCTGACCCGGAGTGGAGGGAAGGGGACTATTACGGTCACGGCCAACCCGAGAGGGGCCTGGCTGTCGCGCGCATGGTCGGCCACATAACTTACATGAGCGACCAGTCGATGGAGGAGAAGTTCTCCCGCCGGCTTAAAGAGAAGAATTACAGCTTTACGTTCAAGACCGATTTCGAGGTAGAGGGTTATTTGAGATACAAGGGCGACGCCTTCGTGAAACGCTTTGACGCCAATTCATATCTCTATATAACCAAGGCGCTCGATTATTTCGATCTTTCCGACGGGAAGCTTATACGCCAGGGGAAGGCGGTGGATACCCGCTTCCTGGTCATCGCTTTTAAGTCGGACTGGCTCTATCCTTCTTACCAGCTGCAGGATATCGTGCGCCAGCTTAAGACCAGGCATGTCGACGCCACGTATTGCGAGGTCAAGTCGACTTACGGGCACGACGCGTTCCTGCTCGAGGTCGAGGAGGAAACGCACCTGATAAAGCACTTTCTTAAAAAAATATACAAGGAAGGCGAATAAAATAAATGGCTGAAGAAATAGCGAGGCTTGACCATAAGGTAATATACGTGATCGTCGAACCCGGCTCGAGGGTATTGGACCTCGGCTGCGGCGAAGGGGACCTGCTTTATCTCCTCTCGAAGGGGAAGAAGATAAAGGCGCAGGGTATTGAACTGAGCGAAGACGCGATCTATAAATGCGTGGAGAAAGGATTAAGCGTATTCCACGGAGATATAGACAGCGGGCTGACCGAATACCCTGACAAATCTTTCGACTACGTGATACTTAACCAGAGTATGCAGGAGGTCAGGAAGGTCGACTTCGTGATAGACGAGGCGCTCAGGGTAGGCAGGAACGTAATCGTAGGATTTCCCAACTTTGCCTACTGGAGGGCAAGGTTCCGGCTTTTCCTAAAAGGCAAGACGCCGGTTACCCCCTCGCTGCCATACAGGTGGTATAATACACCTAACCTGCATTTCCTGAGCATAAGCGACTTCAAGGAGTTCTGCGCGGAAAAGGGGATCTCTATCATAAGCGAGCATTATCTGGCGAAGGGTAGGCCGGCCAATTTTTTCCCCAACCTCTTCGCCTTAAACGCCGTATTCGTGATAACCAAGTAGAAAAAAGAAAGGAGAGGGCATGAAAAAGATACTGATCATAATTGCGGTAGTCCTCGTCGTATTATTTCTCGCCAAAGACTTTATTGCCAGC encodes:
- a CDS encoding diguanylate cyclase, which encodes MGEKDIQDQLFDIIEFLPDATFVIDINGKVIAWNKATEEMTGVAKSEVIGKGDYAYAVPFYGDRRPVLVDLIFKSNREIESKYDYVKREGNVLYTEVFLPSLNHGKGIFVWAKASPLYDKSGNLTGAIESIRDITEQKLAKENLAKLNEELTKSNRIFKQLALKDSHTGLYNHRYLGEVIEAEFFRAKRYAHPLSAILTDIDYFKSINDVYGHQFGDVILKQFARQLKMAVRQYDIVVRTGGEEFVVLSPATDRADAVALAERILEVISLYDFGDESHKVKLKISVAVASYPEDKISKGMDLIDFADHILVKVKEFGGNRVYSSSDLKRQDKGRSPGETEKTADVKSLKKELEKLTRQANQGLIESIFAFAKTIELKDHYTGEHVEKTVHYATEVARELGLPNDEVDKIRKASILHDLGKIGISENILLKKGKLTKEEFDEIRKHPQIAVDILRPIQSLQGVIPMIYYHHERWDGGGYLNGLKGDEIPIGARIIAVSDVYEALTSDRPYRKAFSRDEAIKMVRESSGTQFDPKVVDAFLKVLQQEK
- a CDS encoding diguanylate cyclase, giving the protein MDRIKKILIISSDKSLREVLSFCFDGWGYEVFLHESPLHEVMPIKMISPDVIVVDVHSASKAHLEICRLLKDDFVTAFIPVITLINKRQLRTQLLNLKQGVDDYLIKPPDPLDLRVRVEMAMRRSQYGFYASPLTGLPGGRIIEEAVQERLKKDVSFSFGYLDIDSFKYFNDVYGYLKGDRAIMQTAYVLYTTIKKYGTARILSAT
- a CDS encoding O-acetylhomoserine aminocarboxypropyltransferase/cysteine synthase, with the translated sequence MSKIDSKLKVESLALHGGQEPDPTTGSRAVPIYQTTSYQFKSTQHAADLFGLKEFGNIYTRLMNPTTDVFEKRIALLDGGVGALAVASGQSAITLALLNIAQNGDEIVSADNLYGGTYNLFHYTFKKFGINVKFVKSNDLAGFEKAITPKTKAIYAESVGNPKLDVTDLEELSKLAHKNGIPLVLDNTATPYLLRPIDFGVDIVVYSATKFIGGHGTSIGGVIVDSGKFNWTNGKFPLISEPDPSYHGINFVEALKPLGNIAYIIKARVTLLRDLGPAISPFNSFLLLQGLETLHLRMPRHSENALAVAQYLKKHPKVAWVNYPGLPSSPDHDKAKKYLGKGAGAIIGFGVKGGLEAGKTFIESLELISHLANIGDAKSLAIHPATTTHQQLSEEERLATGVTPDFIRLSIGLEHIDDIIADIEQALGKTKG
- a CDS encoding homoserine O-acetyltransferase; amino-acid sequence: MTVENSVGTVKIKYFTFAEPPRELKLESGQALGPITLAYETYGTLNGRKSNAILIEHALSGDAHAAGFHEGDKDPGWWDSMIGPGKAFDTTKYFVICSNVIGGCKGSTGPSSVNPKTGKPYALEFPLITISDMVHAQSHLINHLGIDKLLCVVGGSMGGMQTLQWVASYPDRVRSAIPIASALKHSPQQIAFNEVGRQAVMADPEWREGDYYGHGQPERGLAVARMVGHITYMSDQSMEEKFSRRLKEKNYSFTFKTDFEVEGYLRYKGDAFVKRFDANSYLYITKALDYFDLSDGKLIRQGKAVDTRFLVIAFKSDWLYPSYQLQDIVRQLKTRHVDATYCEVKSTYGHDAFLLEVEEETHLIKHFLKKIYKEGE
- the metW gene encoding methionine biosynthesis protein MetW, which produces MAEEIARLDHKVIYVIVEPGSRVLDLGCGEGDLLYLLSKGKKIKAQGIELSEDAIYKCVEKGLSVFHGDIDSGLTEYPDKSFDYVILNQSMQEVRKVDFVIDEALRVGRNVIVGFPNFAYWRARFRLFLKGKTPVTPSLPYRWYNTPNLHFLSISDFKEFCAEKGISIISEHYLAKGRPANFFPNLFALNAVFVITK